The Vicia villosa cultivar HV-30 ecotype Madison, WI linkage group LG1, Vvil1.0, whole genome shotgun sequence genome includes a region encoding these proteins:
- the LOC131623915 gene encoding protein STRUBBELIG-RECEPTOR FAMILY 3-like isoform X1: MCFGFKGGSFLSFEKMGFSKSELHVPIFVTSMIVILMGSFCVAETDPVDVAALNSLYAAMESPPLLGWKPEGGDPCLEIWQGVECVFTNITSIRLVGLNLGGELGSNLDFPSIIELDLSNNHIGGAIPFTLPPTLTSLSLARNRLNGSIPDALSLLSFLATLDLADNNLTGELPSSMGSLSSLTALRLQNNQLGGTLLVLQDLPLEELNIENNLFSGPIPPNVLNIPNLKKDGNPFNTSIIPTLPALAPSPEVTGLSPEESPWHVVYSPSDFPSPSPGNVKKSFLAKHGFWIAGAGVLIFIALGICVCTAWCCKRNPKDKNSQKLDVEAFPNTLHKPTHNDAAEKTSRFNEVPNRRTNSVPKVQDEQDRYVNTVSATSEYNNVSKPPLLQPPPHPLPIVPVEKVTVNSAVTTNATERKIMTSSVKMYTVASLQQYTNSFSQENLIGEGTLGSVYRAELPDGKLLAVKKLDTRAFKDQTDEQFLQLVSSISKIQHVNIAKLVGYCAEYNQRLLIYEYCNNGTLQDALHGDDEHCIKFPWNERIKVALGAARALEYLHENFQPPIVHRNFRSANVLLNEKSEVCVSDCGLGHLLSSGAVGQLSGRLLTAYGYSAPEFESGSYTQQSDVFSFGVVMLELLTGRKSHDRSRPRGEQFLVRWAVPQLHDIDALSKMVDPHLNGSYSMKSLSRFADIVSSCIQREPEFRPAMSEIVQDLLLTM; the protein is encoded by the exons AT GTGTTTTGGCTTCAAAGGTGGAAGCTTTTTATCTTTTGAGAAAATGGGGTTTTCGAAATCGGAGTTGCATGTGCCAATTTTTGTTACCTCCATGATTGTGATTCTAATGGGAAGTTTCTGTGTTGCAGAAACTGACCCTGTTGATG TTGCAGCACTCAATAGTCTATATGCTGCTATGGAGTCACCGCCTCTTCTAGGGTGGAAGCCTGAGGGAGGGGATCCATGTTTAGAAATTTGGCAAGGTGTGGAATGTGTCTTCACCAACATAACTTCCAT ACGACTGGTAGGCTTGAATTTGGGTGGAGAGCTCGGCAGTAATTTGGATTTTCCATCCATTATAGAACT TGATCTTAGCAACAACCATATTGGAGGTGCCATTCCGTTCACTTTACCCCCTACTTTAACGAGCTT GTCTCTGGCAAGAAATCGGTTAAATGGAAGCATTCCCGATGCCTTATCCTTATTATCTTTTTTGGCAACCTT GGATTTGGCCGATAACAACTTGACCGGCGAGCTTCCTTCATCAATGGGGAGTTTATCATCTCTTACAGCTTT ACGGTTGCAGAACAATCAACTCGGAGGGACCCTTTTAGTTTTGCAAGACCTTCCACTCGAGGAATT GAATATCGAGAATAATTTATTCTCCGGGCCAATTCCTCCGAACGTGTTGAACATCCCTAATTTGAA AAAAGACGGGAATCCGTTTAATACTTCTATTATTCCGACGCTGCCTGCTTTAGCCCCCTCACCTGAAGTTACCGGTCTATCTCCCGAAGAATCACCCTGGCATGTGGTTTATAGTCCTTCTGACTTCCCATCACCGTCGCCTGGAAATGTTAAGAAGTCTTTCCTAGCAAAGCACGGCTTTTGGATTGCCGGTGCCGGTGTATTAATATTTATCGCTTTGGGAATTTGTGTTTGTACAGCGTGGTGCTGTAAGAGAAACCCGAAAGATAAAAACTCTCAGAAGCTTGATGTGGAGGCTTTTCCAAATACTTTGCATAAACCTACTCACAATGACGCAGCTGAGAAAACATCGCGTTTCAATGAAGTTCCAAATAGGAGAACGAATTCGGTTCCAAAGGTTCAGGATGAACAAGATCGTTATGTCAACACTGTATCTGCAACTTCGGAATACAATAATGTTTCCAAACCTCCGCTCCTGCAGCCACCACCACATCCTCTGCCAATAGTTCCCGTTGAGAAGGTCACTGTCAATTCCGCAGTAACTACCAATGCCACTGAACGAAAAATCATGACAAGTTCCGTCAAAATGTATACCGTTGCATCACTTCAACAATATACAAATAGCTTTTCCCAAGAAAATCTTATTGGTGAAGGCACTCTCGGATCTGTATATAGAGCCGAGCTCCCTGATGGAAAG CTATTGGCGGTGAAGAAACTGGACACTAGAGCTTTCAAGGACCAGACCGACGAACAGTTTCTTCAATTGGTATCTAGCATCTCAAAAATCCAGCATGTTAATATTGCAAAGCTTGTCGGCTACTGTGCTGAGTATAATCAACGATTACTTATATACGAGTATTGTAATAACGGAACCCTACAAGATGCACTTCACGGTGATGATGAACACTGTATTAAATTTCCATGGAATGAACGCATTAAGGTCGCACTTGGTGCTGCAAGGGCTTTAGA GTATCTGCATGAGAATTTCCAGCCGCCCATTGTACATCGGAATTTTCGGTCTGCTAATGTTCTCCTGAATGAAAAGTCGGAAGTGTGTGTCTCTGATTGTGGATTAGGTCATTTGCTATCTTCTGGCGCCGTTGGCCAG TTATCTGGACGCCTCCTCACAGCTTACGGTTACAGTGCTCCAGAATTTGAGTCTGGAAGTTATACACAGCAAAGTGATGTGTTTAGTTTCGGGGTTGTAATGCTAGAACTTCTCACGGGAAGAAAATCGCACGACAG GTCACGGCCTCGCGGAGAGCAGTTTTTGGTGAGATGGGCAGTACCTCAACTGCATGACATTGATGCATTGTCGAAAATGGTTGACCCTCACTTAAATGGATCATATTCTATGAAGTCCTTGTCGCGTTTTGCAGATATTGTTTCGTCGTGTATTCAG cGTGAACCTGAATTCCGGCCAGCTATGTCTGAAATTGTTCAGGATCTCTTGCTAACGATGTAG
- the LOC131623915 gene encoding protein STRUBBELIG-RECEPTOR FAMILY 3-like isoform X2, protein MGFSKSELHVPIFVTSMIVILMGSFCVAETDPVDVAALNSLYAAMESPPLLGWKPEGGDPCLEIWQGVECVFTNITSIRLVGLNLGGELGSNLDFPSIIELDLSNNHIGGAIPFTLPPTLTSLSLARNRLNGSIPDALSLLSFLATLDLADNNLTGELPSSMGSLSSLTALRLQNNQLGGTLLVLQDLPLEELNIENNLFSGPIPPNVLNIPNLKKDGNPFNTSIIPTLPALAPSPEVTGLSPEESPWHVVYSPSDFPSPSPGNVKKSFLAKHGFWIAGAGVLIFIALGICVCTAWCCKRNPKDKNSQKLDVEAFPNTLHKPTHNDAAEKTSRFNEVPNRRTNSVPKVQDEQDRYVNTVSATSEYNNVSKPPLLQPPPHPLPIVPVEKVTVNSAVTTNATERKIMTSSVKMYTVASLQQYTNSFSQENLIGEGTLGSVYRAELPDGKLLAVKKLDTRAFKDQTDEQFLQLVSSISKIQHVNIAKLVGYCAEYNQRLLIYEYCNNGTLQDALHGDDEHCIKFPWNERIKVALGAARALEYLHENFQPPIVHRNFRSANVLLNEKSEVCVSDCGLGHLLSSGAVGQLSGRLLTAYGYSAPEFESGSYTQQSDVFSFGVVMLELLTGRKSHDRSRPRGEQFLVRWAVPQLHDIDALSKMVDPHLNGSYSMKSLSRFADIVSSCIQREPEFRPAMSEIVQDLLLTM, encoded by the exons ATGGGGTTTTCGAAATCGGAGTTGCATGTGCCAATTTTTGTTACCTCCATGATTGTGATTCTAATGGGAAGTTTCTGTGTTGCAGAAACTGACCCTGTTGATG TTGCAGCACTCAATAGTCTATATGCTGCTATGGAGTCACCGCCTCTTCTAGGGTGGAAGCCTGAGGGAGGGGATCCATGTTTAGAAATTTGGCAAGGTGTGGAATGTGTCTTCACCAACATAACTTCCAT ACGACTGGTAGGCTTGAATTTGGGTGGAGAGCTCGGCAGTAATTTGGATTTTCCATCCATTATAGAACT TGATCTTAGCAACAACCATATTGGAGGTGCCATTCCGTTCACTTTACCCCCTACTTTAACGAGCTT GTCTCTGGCAAGAAATCGGTTAAATGGAAGCATTCCCGATGCCTTATCCTTATTATCTTTTTTGGCAACCTT GGATTTGGCCGATAACAACTTGACCGGCGAGCTTCCTTCATCAATGGGGAGTTTATCATCTCTTACAGCTTT ACGGTTGCAGAACAATCAACTCGGAGGGACCCTTTTAGTTTTGCAAGACCTTCCACTCGAGGAATT GAATATCGAGAATAATTTATTCTCCGGGCCAATTCCTCCGAACGTGTTGAACATCCCTAATTTGAA AAAAGACGGGAATCCGTTTAATACTTCTATTATTCCGACGCTGCCTGCTTTAGCCCCCTCACCTGAAGTTACCGGTCTATCTCCCGAAGAATCACCCTGGCATGTGGTTTATAGTCCTTCTGACTTCCCATCACCGTCGCCTGGAAATGTTAAGAAGTCTTTCCTAGCAAAGCACGGCTTTTGGATTGCCGGTGCCGGTGTATTAATATTTATCGCTTTGGGAATTTGTGTTTGTACAGCGTGGTGCTGTAAGAGAAACCCGAAAGATAAAAACTCTCAGAAGCTTGATGTGGAGGCTTTTCCAAATACTTTGCATAAACCTACTCACAATGACGCAGCTGAGAAAACATCGCGTTTCAATGAAGTTCCAAATAGGAGAACGAATTCGGTTCCAAAGGTTCAGGATGAACAAGATCGTTATGTCAACACTGTATCTGCAACTTCGGAATACAATAATGTTTCCAAACCTCCGCTCCTGCAGCCACCACCACATCCTCTGCCAATAGTTCCCGTTGAGAAGGTCACTGTCAATTCCGCAGTAACTACCAATGCCACTGAACGAAAAATCATGACAAGTTCCGTCAAAATGTATACCGTTGCATCACTTCAACAATATACAAATAGCTTTTCCCAAGAAAATCTTATTGGTGAAGGCACTCTCGGATCTGTATATAGAGCCGAGCTCCCTGATGGAAAG CTATTGGCGGTGAAGAAACTGGACACTAGAGCTTTCAAGGACCAGACCGACGAACAGTTTCTTCAATTGGTATCTAGCATCTCAAAAATCCAGCATGTTAATATTGCAAAGCTTGTCGGCTACTGTGCTGAGTATAATCAACGATTACTTATATACGAGTATTGTAATAACGGAACCCTACAAGATGCACTTCACGGTGATGATGAACACTGTATTAAATTTCCATGGAATGAACGCATTAAGGTCGCACTTGGTGCTGCAAGGGCTTTAGA GTATCTGCATGAGAATTTCCAGCCGCCCATTGTACATCGGAATTTTCGGTCTGCTAATGTTCTCCTGAATGAAAAGTCGGAAGTGTGTGTCTCTGATTGTGGATTAGGTCATTTGCTATCTTCTGGCGCCGTTGGCCAG TTATCTGGACGCCTCCTCACAGCTTACGGTTACAGTGCTCCAGAATTTGAGTCTGGAAGTTATACACAGCAAAGTGATGTGTTTAGTTTCGGGGTTGTAATGCTAGAACTTCTCACGGGAAGAAAATCGCACGACAG GTCACGGCCTCGCGGAGAGCAGTTTTTGGTGAGATGGGCAGTACCTCAACTGCATGACATTGATGCATTGTCGAAAATGGTTGACCCTCACTTAAATGGATCATATTCTATGAAGTCCTTGTCGCGTTTTGCAGATATTGTTTCGTCGTGTATTCAG cGTGAACCTGAATTCCGGCCAGCTATGTCTGAAATTGTTCAGGATCTCTTGCTAACGATGTAG